Proteins encoded by one window of Candidatus Sumerlaea chitinivorans:
- a CDS encoding Putative reductase: MRIGIVGSGRMGGGLGRLWAHAGHEVMFSDVRGLEEMRALAEEVGHGARAGSIRETAAWCDIVLLATHWAQCKSALEECGSLEGKILIDIINPVKPDFSDLEFGFTTSASEEIARLVPQARVVKALNTIPSPVLALEGCRVAGQKVSGFYCGDDGAAKQVVALLVADAGFDPVDCGPLSSARYLEALGMLLIRIVVTLKASPEIAFSLVRKVE; the protein is encoded by the coding sequence ATGCGTATTGGGATAGTGGGTTCTGGTCGAATGGGGGGCGGACTTGGGCGCCTTTGGGCGCACGCAGGTCACGAGGTGATGTTTAGCGATGTGCGGGGTTTGGAAGAAATGCGCGCCCTTGCCGAGGAGGTCGGGCACGGGGCTCGAGCCGGCTCCATCCGCGAGACGGCAGCATGGTGTGACATCGTTCTTCTGGCCACCCACTGGGCGCAATGCAAATCAGCTCTTGAGGAATGTGGCTCGCTTGAGGGGAAAATCCTTATTGATATCATCAATCCTGTGAAACCCGACTTCAGCGATCTCGAGTTTGGTTTCACCACGAGTGCGTCCGAAGAGATTGCAAGACTTGTCCCGCAGGCACGCGTCGTAAAAGCGCTGAACACGATTCCTTCGCCTGTGCTGGCTCTCGAGGGGTGCCGCGTGGCGGGGCAGAAAGTCAGCGGATTCTACTGCGGTGACGATGGCGCGGCAAAGCAGGTCGTCGCGCTGCTTGTGGCCGACGCCGGCTTTGACCCAGTTGACTGCGGCCCACTCTCGAGTGCGCGCTATCTCGAAGCGCTCGGGATGCTTCTCATCCGCATTGTAGTCACACTCAAAGCCTCCCCCGAGATCGCCTTTTCGCTCGTACGGAAGGTCGAGTGA